The following is a genomic window from Solidesulfovibrio sp..
CGCGGCGCAGCAAGGCCTCGCGGTCCATGCGCCTACACCCCCATGATGTTGTAGCCGGAATCGACGAAGATCACCTCGCCCGTGGTGCCCGAGGACAGGTCCGAGGCCAGGTAGAGGGCGCAGCGGCCGATGTCCTCCAGGGAGATGTTGCGCCCCAGCGGCGAACGGTTCTCGATGGTTTCGAGGATGGTGCGAAAGCCGCTGATGGCCGAGGCGGCCATGGTCCTGACCGGCCCGGCACTGATGGCGTTGATGCGCACGCCGCGCTTGCCCAGGTCCACGGCCAGGTAGCGCACGCTGGCCTCCAGGGCGGACTTGGCCACGCCCATGGCGTTGTAGTTGGCGACAACCCGGCCCGAGCCGTAATAGCTCATGGTCATCACCGAGGCGCCGGAGGTGAAAAGCGCCTCGAAGGCCCGGCACAGGGCCACCAGGGAATAGGCCGAGACGTCCAGGGCCACCCGGAAGCCCTCGCGGCTGGTGTCGATGAACCGGCCGGCGAGGTCCTCGCGGTTGGCGTAGGCGATGGAATGGACCAGGCAGTCCACGCCGCCCCATTTTTCGCGCACGAGGTCGGCCGCCGTGGCGATCTCCTCGTCCTTGGACACGTTGCACGGGAAGACGAAATCGGCGCCCAGGTTGGCGGCGATGGGCTCGATGCGCTTGCGGATGGGTTCGGCGGCATAGCCCAGGGCCAGGGAAGCGCCGTTGTCGCGCAGGGCCTTGGCGATGCCGTAGGCGATGCTGCGTTCGTTGACCACGCCGAACACCAAGGCTTTTTTACCCATCATCAGCATTGC
Proteins encoded in this region:
- a CDS encoding enoyl-ACP reductase, whose amino-acid sequence is MLMMGKKALVFGVVNERSIAYGIAKALRDNGASLALGYAAEPIRKRIEPIAANLGADFVFPCNVSKDEEIATAADLVREKWGGVDCLVHSIAYANREDLAGRFIDTSREGFRVALDVSAYSLVALCRAFEALFTSGASVMTMSYYGSGRVVANYNAMGVAKSALEASVRYLAVDLGKRGVRINAISAGPVRTMAASAISGFRTILETIENRSPLGRNISLEDIGRCALYLASDLSSGTTGEVIFVDSGYNIMGV